A stretch of the Clavibacter sp. B3I6 genome encodes the following:
- a CDS encoding GuaB3 family IMP dehydrogenase-related protein, with product MSDVEIGRAKRARRVYAFDDIAIVPSRRTRDPQDVSVSWSIDAYQFEIPFLAAPMDSVVSPATAIAMGRFGGVGVLDLEGLWTRYENPERLLEEIRSLPPESATARMQQIYAEPIKPELITARIAEIRAAGVVVAAALSPQRTADHYETVVAAGIDLFVIRGTTVSAEHVSKGAAPLNLKEFIYELDVPVIVGGAATYTAALHLMRTGAAGVLVGFGGGAASTTRSALGIHAPMATALSDVAGARRDYMDESGGRYVHVIADGGLGSSGDIVKAIAVGADAVMLGSTLARATDAPGQGFHWGAEAHHPELPRGHRVRVDQVAPLEQILYGPSTRADGSSNLVGALRRAMATTGYSDLKEFQRVEVVVAPYGK from the coding sequence GTGAGTGATGTAGAGATCGGCCGCGCCAAGCGCGCCCGCCGCGTGTACGCGTTCGACGACATCGCCATCGTCCCGTCCCGTCGCACACGCGACCCCCAGGACGTGTCGGTCTCGTGGTCGATCGACGCGTACCAGTTCGAGATCCCGTTCCTCGCGGCGCCCATGGACTCCGTGGTCTCCCCGGCCACGGCGATCGCCATGGGGCGCTTCGGCGGCGTCGGGGTCCTCGACCTCGAGGGCCTCTGGACCCGGTACGAGAACCCCGAGCGCCTGCTCGAGGAGATCCGCTCGCTGCCGCCCGAGTCGGCGACCGCCCGCATGCAGCAGATCTACGCCGAGCCGATCAAGCCGGAGCTCATCACGGCGCGCATCGCCGAGATCCGCGCGGCCGGCGTCGTCGTCGCCGCGGCCCTCTCCCCGCAGCGCACCGCCGACCACTACGAGACCGTGGTCGCGGCCGGCATCGACCTCTTCGTCATCCGCGGCACCACCGTGTCCGCCGAGCACGTCTCCAAGGGCGCCGCGCCCCTCAACCTCAAGGAGTTCATCTACGAGCTCGACGTCCCCGTCATCGTCGGCGGCGCGGCCACCTACACGGCGGCCCTGCACCTCATGCGCACGGGAGCGGCGGGCGTGCTCGTCGGCTTCGGCGGGGGAGCGGCGTCGACCACGCGCTCGGCCCTCGGGATCCACGCGCCCATGGCCACCGCGCTGTCCGACGTCGCGGGCGCGCGACGCGACTACATGGACGAGTCCGGCGGCCGCTACGTGCACGTCATCGCGGACGGCGGCCTCGGCAGCTCCGGCGACATCGTCAAGGCCATCGCGGTCGGCGCCGACGCCGTCATGCTCGGCTCGACGCTGGCGCGCGCCACCGACGCACCCGGCCAGGGCTTCCACTGGGGCGCCGAGGCGCACCACCCCGAGCTGCCGCGCGGCCACCGCGTCCGCGTCGACCAGGTCGCGCCCCTCGAGCAGATCCTCTACGGCCCGTCTACCCGGGCCGACGGCAGCTCCAACCTGGTCGGCGCCCTGCGCCGCGCCATGGCCACCACCGGCTACTCCGACCTCAAGGAGTTCCAGCGCGTCGAGGTCGTCGTCGCTCCGTACGGCAAGTAG
- a CDS encoding cation:proton antiporter regulatory subunit produces MAEVRRVKLPGVGVLHTFITDDGGKVGVIAHRSGHSDLITFSEEQDGPDTQKVSLRLSEDEAHTLAELLGGTRITESLDKLDQIPGLSIDWFTVDYDDHIAGQALGNLASRGVVGLTVVAVVRGDSANPAPADDFTVYPGDTLVVAGSPEKVAKAFAFYRTGEFPHRPASGSAPDGG; encoded by the coding sequence ATGGCGGAGGTCCGTCGCGTCAAGCTGCCGGGTGTCGGCGTGCTGCACACCTTCATCACCGACGACGGGGGCAAGGTCGGCGTCATCGCCCACCGCTCCGGCCACAGCGACCTGATCACCTTCTCGGAGGAGCAGGACGGGCCCGACACGCAGAAGGTGTCGCTCCGCCTCAGCGAGGACGAGGCCCACACGCTCGCGGAGCTGCTCGGCGGCACGCGCATCACCGAGTCGCTCGACAAGCTCGACCAGATCCCGGGCCTCAGCATCGACTGGTTCACCGTCGACTACGACGACCACATCGCCGGTCAGGCGCTCGGCAACCTCGCGTCGCGCGGCGTCGTCGGCCTCACGGTCGTGGCGGTCGTGCGCGGCGACTCCGCGAACCCCGCGCCCGCCGACGACTTCACGGTGTACCCGGGCGACACGCTCGTGGTCGCCGGCTCGCCGGAGAAGGTCGCCAAGGCCTTCGCGTTCTACCGGACGGGCGAGTTCCCGCACCGTCCCGCATCCGGCTCCGCGCCGGACGGAGGGTAG
- a CDS encoding cation:proton antiporter: MHHGHDLIVLGLLFVLAYAFGQLGKRVGLPAIPIYMLIGLLASPSVDWFPLDFASGDIELIAVFGLILLLFNLGLEFDQDEFFGNAGKLIVSGGSYVLINMGVGFAFGFALGWGTREALVIAGMTATSSSAIVTKLLIELNRLANDETPMILGVTVVEDIFIAVYLAIVSVVLSGETEPWAVVGQLAVSFAFLVIMFTVARKGGAFLSRFLRTRDVELFTVLFFGLAILFGGIGEVLGVTDAIGAFLIGLVLGATRVRNRIEQIAIPLRDVFGAFFFLNFGLALDPGEFPTVVVPVLVAVAMTVTLNLIAGQFVAWLNGHGAQAGINTAFILQNRGEFALILATLSLSAGLDERIQPFAGLYVLVMAIMGPLLAANSVRIGTAVLPTRYRSATKRAAEKAERDAERAGALALFEAAERGDPVPADAFDDGLAIAGSRPGTAARGTTPGTGPEAEGGRGSGVPRGAGADAADGDDEEARPAPDRRRAEQAGQQSDHDTWTPPTREREPDY; this comes from the coding sequence GTGCACCACGGCCACGACCTCATCGTCCTCGGCCTGCTGTTCGTCCTCGCCTACGCGTTCGGCCAGCTCGGCAAGCGCGTCGGCCTGCCCGCCATCCCCATCTACATGCTCATCGGGCTCCTCGCGAGCCCGAGCGTCGACTGGTTCCCGCTCGACTTCGCCTCGGGCGACATCGAGCTCATCGCCGTCTTCGGCCTGATCCTCCTGCTGTTCAACCTCGGCCTGGAGTTCGACCAGGACGAGTTCTTCGGCAACGCGGGCAAGCTCATCGTCTCCGGCGGCTCCTACGTGCTCATTAACATGGGCGTCGGGTTCGCGTTCGGCTTCGCGCTCGGCTGGGGCACCCGCGAGGCGCTGGTCATCGCGGGCATGACGGCCACCTCCTCGAGCGCCATCGTCACGAAGCTCCTCATCGAGCTGAACCGGCTCGCCAACGACGAGACGCCCATGATCCTGGGCGTCACGGTGGTCGAGGACATCTTCATCGCCGTCTACCTCGCCATCGTGTCCGTCGTGCTGAGCGGCGAGACCGAGCCCTGGGCCGTGGTCGGCCAGCTGGCCGTGTCGTTCGCGTTCCTCGTCATCATGTTCACGGTCGCGCGGAAGGGCGGCGCCTTCCTCTCGCGCTTCCTCCGCACGCGCGACGTGGAGCTGTTCACGGTCCTGTTCTTCGGCCTCGCGATCCTCTTCGGCGGCATCGGGGAGGTCCTCGGCGTCACGGACGCGATCGGGGCCTTCCTCATCGGCCTCGTGCTCGGGGCGACCCGCGTGCGCAACCGCATCGAGCAGATCGCCATCCCGCTGCGCGACGTGTTCGGCGCGTTCTTCTTCCTGAACTTCGGGCTCGCGCTCGACCCGGGCGAGTTCCCCACGGTGGTGGTCCCGGTGCTGGTGGCCGTCGCCATGACCGTCACGCTCAACCTCATCGCGGGCCAGTTCGTCGCCTGGCTCAACGGCCACGGCGCCCAGGCCGGCATCAACACGGCCTTCATCCTGCAGAACCGGGGCGAGTTCGCGCTGATCCTCGCGACGCTGTCGCTCTCGGCGGGGCTCGACGAGCGGATCCAGCCCTTCGCCGGCCTCTACGTGCTCGTCATGGCGATCATGGGGCCGCTCCTCGCCGCCAACTCGGTGCGCATCGGCACGGCCGTCCTGCCCACGCGCTACCGCTCCGCCACCAAGCGCGCGGCGGAGAAGGCCGAGCGCGACGCCGAGCGCGCGGGCGCCCTCGCCCTGTTCGAGGCCGCCGAGCGCGGGGACCCCGTGCCCGCGGACGCCTTCGACGACGGCCTCGCGATCGCGGGATCCCGACCCGGCACGGCCGCGCGCGGCACGACGCCGGGCACCGGTCCCGAGGCGGAGGGCGGGCGCGGATCGGGCGTGCCGCGCGGTGCGGGAGCCGACGCCGCCGACGGCGACGACGAGGAGGCGCGTCCCGCCCCCGACCGCCGCCGTGCCGAGCAGGCCGGGCAGCAGTCCGACCACGACACCTGGACACCGCCGACGCGCGAACGGGAACCCGACTACTGA
- a CDS encoding SURF1 family protein, giving the protein MTHASDHLPDGSGRSGSGTPGPGGPGSEGPGPTVAQVARRPRSIALLALALVIAAGFAALGQWQLARAVESGVVIERDTETALPLGTLAEPQGYVTDRSAGHMVTVSGALVPGDFVVVSDRLDDGRTGAWVVGHLSVTDDGRPADAAPDALPASVPVALGWAATDDEAAAVAARLNADAGPSAGTREVVGRFLPSEQPEPSGTGQDPQRMTRLSTAALVNVWQGDVGDVYNGFVVASDAQAGLSPIYSPPPSEDVQLNWLNIFYAAEWAVFAIFAIVIWYRTVRDTWTREQPGYRDDDDDDDDDPLPEGALDASGGAPRPGSRADADR; this is encoded by the coding sequence ATGACGCACGCATCCGACCACCTCCCCGACGGCAGCGGGCGCTCCGGCTCCGGGACGCCCGGACCCGGCGGTCCGGGATCCGAGGGCCCCGGCCCCACCGTCGCCCAGGTCGCCCGGCGCCCCCGTTCGATCGCGCTGCTCGCGCTCGCGCTGGTCATCGCCGCGGGGTTCGCCGCGCTCGGGCAGTGGCAGCTGGCCCGCGCCGTCGAGTCGGGCGTCGTGATCGAGCGCGACACCGAGACGGCGCTGCCGCTGGGGACGCTCGCCGAGCCGCAGGGCTACGTCACCGACCGGTCGGCCGGGCACATGGTCACCGTCTCGGGCGCGCTCGTCCCCGGCGACTTCGTCGTCGTGTCGGACCGGCTGGACGACGGCCGCACCGGCGCCTGGGTCGTCGGCCACCTGTCGGTCACGGACGACGGCCGGCCCGCGGATGCCGCGCCCGACGCCCTCCCCGCCAGCGTCCCCGTCGCCCTCGGCTGGGCCGCGACCGACGACGAGGCGGCGGCCGTCGCCGCGCGCCTGAACGCCGATGCCGGTCCGTCGGCAGGCACCCGGGAGGTCGTCGGCCGCTTCCTCCCCAGCGAGCAGCCCGAGCCGTCCGGCACCGGCCAGGATCCGCAGCGCATGACGCGCCTCAGCACGGCGGCGCTCGTCAACGTCTGGCAGGGCGACGTGGGCGACGTCTACAACGGCTTCGTCGTGGCCTCCGACGCCCAAGCGGGGCTCTCGCCCATCTACTCGCCGCCGCCGAGCGAGGACGTGCAGCTCAACTGGCTCAACATCTTCTACGCGGCGGAGTGGGCGGTCTTCGCGATCTTCGCGATCGTCATCTGGTACCGCACCGTGCGCGACACCTGGACACGCGAGCAGCCGGGCTACCGCGACGACGACGACGATGACGACGACGACCCGCTCCCCGAGGGCGCCCTCGACGCGTCCGGCGGCGCTCCCCGCCCCGGGAGCCGCGCAGACGCCGACCGGTAG
- a CDS encoding DUF3817 domain-containing protein has product MAHGLKRSDVPQIRRVLGFYRVMAFITGAFLLLLVVEMGFKYLPGFQFADGSLQYLAGAGYELELNGPSGFLALSPADTLTGTNLSLIVQIVHGNIYVVYLISDFLLWQRMRWSFTRFILIAAGGVVPFLSFVVEARIARQVHATIAELEAPRRAAASAPGDDDRRAPRPTDPTTTTEATT; this is encoded by the coding sequence ATGGCCCACGGACTCAAGCGCTCCGACGTCCCGCAGATCCGGAGGGTCCTCGGCTTCTACCGCGTCATGGCCTTCATCACCGGCGCGTTCCTCCTCCTCCTGGTCGTGGAGATGGGGTTCAAGTACCTGCCGGGCTTCCAGTTCGCCGACGGTTCGCTGCAGTACCTCGCGGGCGCCGGCTACGAGCTCGAGCTGAACGGCCCGTCGGGCTTCCTGGCGCTGTCGCCGGCCGACACCCTCACGGGCACGAACCTCAGCCTCATCGTCCAGATCGTCCACGGCAACATCTACGTCGTCTACCTCATCAGCGACTTCCTGCTCTGGCAGCGGATGCGCTGGTCGTTCACGCGCTTCATCCTCATCGCGGCGGGCGGCGTCGTGCCGTTCCTGTCCTTCGTGGTCGAGGCCCGCATCGCGCGCCAGGTGCACGCGACCATCGCGGAGCTCGAGGCGCCGCGCCGCGCCGCCGCGAGCGCCCCCGGCGACGACGACCGCCGCGCCCCCCGACCCACCGACCCGACCACCACCACGGAGGCCACCACTTGA
- the guaA gene encoding glutamine-hydrolyzing GMP synthase produces MSVDNPTNQRPVLVVDFGAQYAQLIARRVREANVYSEIVPSTITAEEIRAKDPSGIVLSGGPSSVYEEGSPGLDEGILDLGVPVLGICYGFQVMARALGGEVAHTGQREYGSTAVTLTPGSTLLDGQPDDQTVWMSHGDSVSKAPEGFEVLASSASTPVAAFASDERRLYGVQWHPEVKHSAHGQAVLENFLHRAAGIPGDWNSGNVIAEQVERIRAQVGDARVICGLSGGVDSAVAAAIVHRAVGDQLTCVFVDHGLLRQDERRQVEEDYVAATGVRLVTVDAAEQFLDGLAGVTDPEAKRKIIGREFIRSFEGAAEALVLEAKADGEPIRFLVQGTLYPDVVESGGGTGTANIKSHHNVGGLPEDLKFELVEPLRTLFKDEVRAIGRELGLPEVIVGRQPFPGPGLGIRIVGEVTAERLELLRQADAIARAELTAAGLDQEIWQCPVVLLADVRSVGVQGDGRTYGHPIVLRPVSSEDAMTADWTRLPYDVLARISNRITNEVDGVNRVVLDVTSKPPGTIEWE; encoded by the coding sequence TTGAGCGTCGACAACCCCACGAACCAGCGCCCCGTCCTCGTCGTCGACTTCGGCGCCCAGTACGCGCAGCTGATCGCCCGCCGCGTCCGCGAGGCCAACGTCTACTCGGAGATCGTGCCGTCCACGATCACGGCCGAGGAGATCCGCGCGAAGGACCCGTCCGGCATCGTCCTGAGCGGCGGCCCGTCGAGCGTCTACGAGGAGGGCTCGCCCGGCCTCGACGAGGGGATCCTCGACCTCGGCGTCCCCGTGCTCGGCATCTGCTACGGCTTCCAGGTCATGGCCCGCGCGCTCGGCGGCGAGGTCGCGCACACCGGCCAGCGCGAGTACGGCTCCACCGCGGTCACGCTCACGCCCGGCAGCACCCTGCTCGACGGCCAGCCCGACGACCAGACGGTGTGGATGAGCCACGGCGACTCCGTGTCGAAGGCACCCGAGGGCTTCGAGGTCCTCGCCTCCAGCGCGTCCACGCCCGTCGCCGCGTTCGCGAGCGACGAGCGCCGCCTGTACGGCGTGCAGTGGCACCCCGAGGTCAAGCACTCCGCGCACGGCCAGGCCGTGCTCGAGAACTTCCTGCACCGCGCCGCCGGCATCCCGGGCGACTGGAACAGCGGCAACGTCATCGCCGAGCAGGTCGAGCGGATCCGCGCCCAGGTCGGCGACGCCCGCGTCATCTGCGGCCTCTCCGGCGGTGTCGACTCCGCCGTGGCCGCCGCGATCGTGCACCGCGCGGTCGGCGATCAGCTCACGTGCGTGTTCGTCGACCACGGCCTCCTCCGCCAGGATGAGCGCCGCCAGGTCGAGGAGGACTACGTGGCCGCCACGGGCGTCCGCCTCGTCACGGTCGACGCGGCCGAGCAGTTCCTGGACGGCCTCGCGGGCGTCACGGACCCCGAGGCCAAGCGCAAGATCATCGGCCGCGAGTTCATCCGCTCGTTCGAGGGCGCCGCGGAGGCGCTCGTGCTCGAGGCGAAGGCCGACGGCGAGCCCATCCGCTTCCTCGTGCAGGGCACGCTCTACCCGGACGTCGTCGAGTCCGGCGGCGGCACGGGCACCGCGAACATCAAGAGCCACCACAACGTGGGCGGCCTCCCGGAGGACCTCAAGTTCGAGCTCGTCGAGCCGCTGCGGACCCTCTTCAAGGACGAGGTGCGCGCCATCGGCCGCGAGCTGGGCCTCCCCGAGGTCATCGTGGGGCGCCAGCCCTTCCCCGGTCCCGGCCTCGGGATCCGCATCGTCGGCGAGGTCACGGCCGAGCGCCTCGAGCTGCTGCGCCAGGCCGACGCGATCGCGCGCGCCGAGCTCACCGCGGCGGGCCTCGACCAGGAGATCTGGCAGTGCCCCGTGGTGCTCCTGGCGGATGTCCGGTCCGTGGGCGTGCAGGGCGACGGCCGCACCTACGGCCACCCCATCGTGCTGCGTCCCGTCTCGAGCGAGGACGCGATGACGGCGGACTGGACCCGCCTCCCGTACGACGTGCTCGCGCGGATCTCGAACCGCATCACGAACGAGGTCGACGGGGTGAACCGCGTCGTGCTCGACGTCACGTCGAAGCCGCCGGGAACCATCGAGTGGGAGTGA
- a CDS encoding Bax inhibitor-1/YccA family protein codes for MANPTFSNNPVFNGRGATPTRDVTPESLDELYNRPSATASQTDRMTFEDTTVKTVSLLAIVIVLGAVAWLSGPLAMPLALLGALGGFVLGLVNSFKKEPSVPLIVAYAAFEGLFVGGISRVFEGIYPGVATQAVLGTAAVFATVLLLFRSGKIRASKKATKIFMVAMVGYLLFSLLNFGLMAFGVTDSAFGLRSQPVFGIPLGVILGIFVVLLASYSLVLDFDFIQRGVRAGAPRRYGWTAAFGLVVTIVWLYVELLRLFAILRGND; via the coding sequence ATGGCCAACCCCACGTTCTCCAACAACCCGGTCTTCAACGGCCGGGGTGCGACGCCCACGAGGGATGTGACCCCGGAGAGCCTCGACGAGCTCTACAACCGCCCGTCCGCGACGGCCTCCCAGACCGACCGCATGACGTTCGAGGACACGACCGTCAAGACGGTCAGCCTTCTCGCGATCGTCATCGTCCTCGGCGCCGTCGCCTGGCTCTCGGGCCCGCTGGCCATGCCCCTCGCGCTGCTCGGCGCGCTCGGCGGATTCGTGCTCGGACTCGTCAACTCCTTCAAGAAGGAGCCGTCCGTCCCGCTCATCGTCGCGTACGCCGCGTTCGAGGGCCTCTTCGTGGGCGGCATCTCCCGCGTCTTCGAGGGCATCTACCCCGGCGTCGCGACGCAGGCGGTCCTCGGCACGGCGGCGGTGTTCGCCACCGTCCTCCTGCTGTTCCGCAGCGGCAAGATCCGCGCCTCCAAGAAGGCCACGAAGATCTTCATGGTCGCGATGGTCGGTTACCTGCTGTTCTCGCTGCTGAACTTCGGCCTGATGGCCTTCGGCGTCACCGACAGCGCCTTCGGACTGCGCAGCCAGCCCGTGTTCGGCATCCCGCTCGGCGTCATCCTCGGCATCTTCGTCGTCCTGCTGGCGTCCTACTCGCTGGTGCTCGACTTCGACTTCATCCAGCGCGGCGTCCGCGCCGGCGCCCCGCGTCGCTACGGCTGGACCGCGGCCTTCGGCCTCGTGGTCACCATCGTGTGGCTGTACGTCGAGCTGCTCCGCCTGTTCGCGATCCTGCGCGGCAACGACTAG
- a CDS encoding glycerophosphodiester phosphodiesterase family protein: protein MDHAPRPRPLVIAHRGASGHRPEHSAAAVRLGFAQGADAVEPDLVTSSDGVLVIRHENELSGTTDVADRPEYADRRTTRVVDGVERTGWFTEDMTWAEIRTLRCRERIPAIRPGNATHDDEEAVLSLPDLLRIIDQESARHGRPLGMVAEIKHATHFAAFGLPLDELLARDLVAHGWASDASRLTVESFERDVLLRVRARGVEARLVYLLEGRGAATDEVARHGGSAATFDEQLTDAGLAALAADVDGISVGVERICPAAGFTADRADDAVPAPGSDLVGRAHAAGLSVFTWTLRPENAFLPRPLRGSGPRSAHGDFRAHWGRLLDAGVDGVFVDHPDLAVRLVEERAAAVGAGG, encoded by the coding sequence GTGGATCACGCCCCTCGCCCCCGCCCCCTCGTCATCGCCCATCGCGGAGCGAGCGGACACCGCCCCGAGCACTCCGCGGCCGCCGTGCGGCTGGGCTTCGCGCAGGGAGCGGATGCCGTCGAGCCCGACCTCGTCACCTCGTCCGACGGGGTGCTCGTCATCCGGCACGAGAACGAGCTGTCGGGCACCACGGACGTCGCGGACCGTCCCGAGTACGCCGACCGCCGGACCACGCGCGTCGTCGACGGCGTCGAGCGCACGGGCTGGTTCACCGAGGACATGACGTGGGCCGAGATCCGGACGCTCCGATGCCGGGAGCGGATCCCCGCGATCCGGCCGGGCAACGCGACGCACGACGACGAGGAGGCGGTGCTCTCGCTGCCCGACCTGCTCCGCATCATCGACCAGGAGTCCGCGCGACACGGCCGACCGCTCGGCATGGTGGCGGAGATCAAGCACGCCACCCACTTCGCCGCCTTCGGCCTGCCGCTCGACGAGCTGCTCGCGCGCGACCTCGTGGCTCACGGCTGGGCGTCGGACGCATCGCGCCTCACGGTCGAGTCCTTCGAGCGGGACGTGCTGCTGCGGGTCCGGGCACGCGGCGTGGAGGCCCGGCTGGTGTACCTGCTCGAGGGACGCGGCGCCGCAACGGACGAGGTCGCGCGCCACGGCGGATCGGCGGCCACCTTCGACGAGCAGCTGACGGACGCGGGGCTCGCGGCGCTCGCCGCCGACGTGGACGGCATCAGCGTCGGCGTGGAGCGGATCTGCCCGGCGGCGGGCTTCACCGCCGATCGCGCCGACGATGCGGTCCCCGCTCCCGGCTCCGACCTGGTCGGGCGCGCGCACGCCGCCGGCCTCTCCGTGTTCACCTGGACGCTCCGGCCCGAGAACGCGTTCCTGCCCCGACCCCTCCGCGGGTCCGGGCCGAGGTCCGCGCACGGCGACTTCCGCGCGCACTGGGGGCGGCTCCTCGACGCGGGCGTCGACGGCGTGTTCGTCGA